One genomic window of Peromyscus maniculatus bairdii isolate BWxNUB_F1_BW_parent chromosome 2, HU_Pman_BW_mat_3.1, whole genome shotgun sequence includes the following:
- the LOC102921037 gene encoding olfactory receptor 2A12-like: MNNHGWQNQSWVSEFILLGFSSDPTTNSILFIMFLLIYLSSVLGNGLIIMLICLDTQLHTPMYFFLCILALLDMCYVTTTMPQMLVHLLAQSQTISFAGCWLQMFVFGALGITECIFFVVMAYDRYVAICYPLRYTVILNWGLCIQLAAGTWVCGFLSAFLHTFFTMSLPYCGPNKVNHYFCEGPAVRSLACMDTHIIEMVDQLLTVFMGIIPISLIVASYVHIAMAIMKIKSTQGRCKAFSTCASHLTVVTLFYVPATYIYIRPNSSYSPERDKQVSLFYNAFTALLNPVVYSLRNKDIKRAFLKVMGHVRVD; the protein is encoded by the exons ATGAACAACCATGGGT GGCAGAACCAAAGCTGGGTTTCTGAATTTATCCTGCTTGGCTTCTCCAGTGACCCCACAACCAACAGCATCCTCttcattatgttccttctcatctACCTGAGCTCAGTCCTGGGCAATGGGCTCATCATCATGCTGATCTGCCTGGACACACAGCTGcacactcccatgtacttcttcctctgtaTACTTGCCCTGTTGGATATGTGCTATGtcaccaccaccatgccccagATGTTGGTGCATCTTCTTGCTCAATCCCAGACCATCTCctttgctggctgctggctgcagaTGTTTGTGTTTGGTGCTCTGGGTATAACTGAGTGCATCTTCTTTGTTGTCATGGCTTATGACAGATATGTGGCCATTTGCTACCCACTGCGTTATACTGTCATCCTCAACTGGGGACTGTGCATACAGTTGGCAGCTGGGACATGggtctgtggttttctttctgcttttttacATACTTTCTTCACCATGAGTCTGCCATATTGTGGGCCCAACAAGGTCAACCACTACTTCTGTGAAGGCCCTGCAGTGCGCAGCCTGGCTTGTATGGATACCCATATCATCGAGATGGTAGACCAGCTCTTGACTGTTTTTATGGGTATTATTCCAATTTCCCTCATTGTGGCCTCCTATGTTCATATTGCCATGGCAATTATGAAGATCAAGTCCACCCAGGGCCGTTGTAAGGCTTTTTCTACCTGTGCCTCCCACCTGACTGTGGTCACACTCTTCTATGTTCCAGCCACTTACATCTACATTAGGCCCAACTCCAGCTACTCCCCTGAGCGAGACAAGCAGGTCTCACTCTTTTACAATGCCTTTACAGCCTTGCTCAACCCCGTGGTCTACAgtctgagaaacaaagacatCAAGAGGGCATTTCTCAAGGTGATGGGGCACGTTAGGGTAGATTAG
- the LOC143271687 gene encoding pterin-4-alpha-carbinolamine dehydratase 2, with the protein MAAVAAAAGASGVLRGLAALRGRGASRAAMSSGAQWLTAEERNQLIPGLKAAGWSELSERDAIYKEFIFKNFNQAFGFMSRVALQAEKMNHHPEWFNVYNKVQITLTSHDCGGLTKRDVKLAQFIENAAASL; encoded by the coding sequence atggcggcggtggcggcggcggcgggagcgaGCGGCGTCCTCCGGGGGTTGGCGGCGCTGCGCGGCCGGGGTGCGAGCCGGGCGGCCATGTCTTCAGGTGCACAGTGGCTGACAGCCGAGGAGAGGAACCAACTCATTCCTGGCTTGAAAGCAGCAGGATGGTCGGAATTAAGTGAGAGAGATGCCATCTACAAAGAGTTCATCTTCAAAAATTTTAATCAGGCCTTTGGCTTTATGTCCAGGGTTGCCCTACAAGCAGAGAAGATGAATCATCACCCAGAATGGTTCAACGTGTACAACAAGGTCCAGATAACTCTCACCTCACATGACTGTGGAGGTTTGACCAAACGGGACGTGAAGCTGGCCCAGTTCATTGAAaatgctgctgcttctctgtga